ATATTCTTTGGCGGCGACTTGCCGCGGTTGCAGGACGATTGTTCCGGAGCGGGTCGAGATCTCAAAGAAATCGCCCGGATCCGCGCCGACCGACTCTAGGACATCGGGAGGAATCGTGATTTGATTACGCTCGTTGAGTTTGCGGAACATATTATCTGAATATCAGAATATAAGAATTTCGTCAATTAGGGGCCCGTAGCGCTCCCTCCGGCTCCCGCCTGCGGGGATTCCCTCGTCCACCCACCTTCAATCCCACGGTCGGAGAATGGCCACTTGCCGGGCATCCATCGCCCCGAGCGGGGAGCACTTGAGCAGCTTGCCGGTGTCTTCGTCGATTTCAACATGAACGTAACACACGTCGCCAGTGGCCCGCCAATTCGCCGGCAAGTCCGGATGGTCCATCACTGCAAGATCGGAGCGGAGCCGATCATTCCGCCAGGCCAAGTGGAGTGCCCGCATTTGGAACGCAATCCCTTTATCTGAAAACCCCATCCCCGCCAGCCGCGCAGAAAATTCCAGTGGGGTGTCAGTATAGATGCGAATCTTCGGAC
This is a stretch of genomic DNA from Deltaproteobacteria bacterium. It encodes these proteins:
- a CDS encoding AbrB/MazE/SpoVT family DNA-binding domain-containing protein, with translation MFRKLNERNQITIPPDVLESVGADPGDFFEISTRSGTIVLQPRQVAAKEYPDADWHAFHAQLQEQTARGEYTEYPSPSTAKQHFRKLKK